A genomic stretch from Etheostoma cragini isolate CJK2018 chromosome 8, CSU_Ecrag_1.0, whole genome shotgun sequence includes:
- the dnaaf4 gene encoding dynein assembly factor 4, axonemal — protein MPLLVTDYSWTQTDSTVIISLPLKGRKVEKVDIMSTEEYLKVHYPPYLFEAFLFEPVDDDRSTAKVGNGVAIISLSKRTNKVWEHLMITTHDKEKKKEIRERALLTYQEKLFSESRFKVEKKHAEKKYALEIMMKLEKEERDSIQKMKDNEREKTTAELAAWQLQQKQKAEEEAQLKLQSQRVSQNERAMTEKKWTEGSVGGTIKLDKRGISEGKSERTKANLPAPRLTGNIQVTFSPRVFPTPLRESRAAEEENWLKKQAEARRAVNADDNELKDLKEEERNPDWLKDKGDKYFATEDYMSAVNAYSLAIRLNRKIPALYSNRAACHLKLKNLHKAIEDSSQALDLLTPPVVANAAARARAHVRRGSAFCQLQLYAEGLQDYQAALKITPHNEVLQADTQRIKDIIQGTDHETQ, from the exons ATGCCGTTGCTGGTAACAGACTATTCTTGGACACAGACAGACTCGACGGTTATCATAAGTTTGCCTTTAAAAGGAAGGAAAGTTGAGAAAGTGGATATCATGTCTACAGAAGAATACCTCAAG GTTCATTATCCTCCATATCTGTTTGAAGCCTTTCTGTTTGAACCTGTTGATGATGACAGAAGCACAGCTAAGGTTGGAAATGGAGTTGCAATCATCAGTTTGTCGAAGAGGACCAATAAAGTGTGGGAGCATCTGATGATAACTACAC atgataaagaaaaaaagaaggagatCAGAGAAAGGGCTCTGTTGACATACCAGGAAAAGCTTTTTTCAGAGTCCAGATTCaaggtggaaaaaaagcatGCAGAGAAAAAATATGCATTAGAGATAATGATGAAG CTtgaaaaggaggaaagagacaGTATCCAGAAAATGAAGGACAATGAGCGAGAGAAAACCACAGCAGAGTTGGCAGCATGGCAactgcaacagaaacaaaaagcagaggAAGAAGCTCAACTCAAACTTCAAAGTCAGAGAGTCAGTCAAAACGAACGCGCCATGACAGAGAAGAAATGGACTGAAGGTTCTGTTGGAGGAACTATCAAACTGG ATAAAAGAGGCATCAGTGAAGGGAAGAGCGAGAGAACAAAAGCAAACCTGCCTGCTCCAAGACTCACTGGAAACATTCAAGTCACGTTTAGCCCGCGAGTTTTCCCAACACCTCTCAGGGAATCAAGAGCGGCAGAGGAGGAAAAC TGGCTCAAAAAACAAGCTGAAGCCAGGCGTGCAGTAAACGCAGACGATAACGAGCTGAAGGACctgaaagaagaggagaggaaccCCGACTGGTTAAAAGACAAAGGAGA CAAATATTTTGCAACTGAGGACTACATGAGTGCAGTGAATGCCTACAGCCTGGCTATCCGACTCAACAGAAAAATCCCAGCTCTGTATTCAAACAGGGCTGCTTGTCATCTGAAGTTGAAAAATCTTCACAAGGCCATTGAGGATTCCTCTCAG GCGCTTGATCTGTTGACTCCACCAGTAGTCGCCAATGCAGCTGCCAGAGCCAGAGCCCATGTCCGCCGAGGATCTGCTTTCTGCCAGCTACAGCTCTATGCAGAAG GGCTACAAGACTACCAAGCTGCTCTAAAGATTACCCCTCACAACGAAGTGctgcaggcagacacacagagaatcAAAGACATTATTCAAGGCACTGACCATGAGACTCAGTGA